CCATGTTACACAGCCGCCCGAGGATATTGTAATCGGTGAGCTCCGACAGAAACCGCACCGAGCCGTCGGTCAGCACCACGTTGCAACCGGCCGGGTGCAGGCTGCCCGACATGCCCCACGAGGCCACGCGGCCGACCTGATACGAGGCAACCGTGGTTCCGTAAGTCCAGCAGTTGATCCTCTGGCCACCGCACAACGCCATGTTGGGAAAGTTCGTGCGGCTGTCATAAAGCGTGACGCCGTACATCACCCAGGCCCGATAGCCCCAAGCGTTTCCATTGCCGTTGTAAACCATTAGGGGAGACTCAATGAACGCCACCGTGCTCGTGGTGCCGTCTCGGCAATTGGCGGTCGTGGCGTTGCTGTTCATGCCGAACAAGGCGCGATACTGCGAGTAGCCATTGGCCGCGTACCACGTCTGCCAACCGTTCGCCGCAGAACCGATTTCGTCGCCCGGCTTGGTGCTGAATTCGTAAGACGTTTTGGCCCCGAGCAGCGTGTCGCTGCTGGTGATGCCGTAGGCCGCCCCCGCGGCCATGGTCTTTCCTCCGTCGTCGCTAGGGCAGAGGAAGACCGGAAGCTGCGTGGAAACGACGACGTCGTTTCCCGACGTAGTCGGCGTCAAAGGCAACCCGGCGATCGGATAGGGGCCCGGCGTGCCGGGGCTGCCGCCGGTGTAGGTGCTGGAGCAGGCGGCGACGTTCTTGTTGAACTTGTCGTAGAGCGGCTGCTGCTCCAAATACGGCAGCATCAGCACGAAACCGCTGGTGTTCATGATGTTGTTGTAGGGAGCGTACGGCGGCCCCTCGATGGCGCCATAGTTGAGACCCGCGGGAGGGAAGCTCTTGAGAACGTCATGATAGTTTTGTGCGGCCAGCCCGATCTGTTTCAGATGGTTGACACATTGCGTGCGCCGGGCCGACTCTCGCGCTGCTTGCACCGCGGGCAGCAACAGGGCTATTAAGATGCCGATGATCGCGATGACGACCAGCAACTCGACCAGTGTAAACCCACGTCGAATACGAGGCATTAAGCAGACTCCTTA
The Pirellulales bacterium DNA segment above includes these coding regions:
- a CDS encoding DUF1559 domain-containing protein yields the protein MPRIRRGFTLVELLVVIAIIGILIALLLPAVQAARESARRTQCVNHLKQIGLAAQNYHDVLKSFPPAGLNYGAIEGPPYAPYNNIMNTSGFVLMLPYLEQQPLYDKFNKNVAACSSTYTGGSPGTPGPYPIAGLPLTPTTSGNDVVVSTQLPVFLCPSDDGGKTMAAGAAYGITSSDTLLGAKTSYEFSTKPGDEIGSAANGWQTWYAANGYSQYRALFGMNSNATTANCRDGTTSTVAFIESPLMVYNGNGNAWGYRAWVMYGVTLYDSRTNFPNMALCGGQRINCWTYGTTVASYQVGRVASWGMSGSLHPAGCNVVLTDGSVRFLSELTDYNILGRLCNM